A window of the Candidatus Paraluminiphilus aquimaris genome harbors these coding sequences:
- the msrP gene encoding protein-methionine-sulfoxide reductase catalytic subunit MsrP, which translates to MSKKPWQDYPQIASSEITPESVWLNRRNLMKAATASAGLVMAGETLAQPKQLKELSFLPAVDGTPFKATEELTPYEAATTYNNFYEFGTNKSDPARYAGSMTTDPWEIKVGGLVNKPGKLNLEDIMSDFDLEERIYRFRCVEAWSMVVPWIGFPLSKLLERFDPKSEGKFVEFKTLYRRSEMRGTRSFTSIIDWPYREGLRMDEAMNPLTLMTVGLYGKTLPNQSGAPLRLVVPWKYGFKNIKSIVEINVTDRQPKTSWQDLAPQEYGFYANVNPKVSHPRWSQAYERRLPSSLFNPSRVKTQMFNGYGGQVASMYKGMDLARFY; encoded by the coding sequence ATGTCGAAAAAGCCTTGGCAGGATTATCCCCAGATAGCCTCTTCTGAGATAACACCGGAGTCGGTATGGCTTAATCGCCGAAACCTTATGAAAGCGGCGACCGCGAGTGCAGGTTTGGTCATGGCCGGTGAGACGCTCGCTCAACCAAAACAGCTCAAGGAACTTTCTTTTTTACCCGCAGTCGACGGCACCCCCTTTAAAGCCACCGAAGAATTGACGCCATACGAGGCGGCCACTACCTACAACAACTTTTACGAGTTCGGCACCAATAAGTCGGACCCTGCACGGTATGCGGGTAGCATGACTACCGATCCGTGGGAGATAAAAGTCGGTGGTCTGGTAAATAAGCCAGGCAAACTGAACCTCGAGGACATTATGAGCGACTTCGACCTAGAAGAGCGCATCTACCGTTTTCGCTGTGTTGAGGCGTGGTCAATGGTGGTGCCGTGGATTGGTTTTCCACTTTCAAAGCTTCTTGAGCGTTTCGATCCCAAGTCAGAAGGTAAGTTTGTTGAGTTTAAAACCTTATATCGCCGAAGTGAGATGCGCGGTACGCGATCCTTCACCTCAATCATTGATTGGCCCTACCGGGAAGGATTGCGCATGGATGAGGCAATGAATCCCCTGACATTAATGACGGTTGGTTTATACGGAAAAACGCTGCCTAACCAGAGCGGGGCGCCGCTTAGGCTGGTTGTTCCGTGGAAATACGGCTTTAAGAACATCAAGTCGATTGTTGAAATAAACGTGACTGATCGTCAGCCAAAGACGAGTTGGCAAGACCTTGCACCTCAAGAATACGGCTTTTACGCAAACGTAAACCCCAAGGTGAGCCACCCCCGGTGGTCGCAAGCTTATGAACGTCGCTTGCCTTCTTCGCTATTCAATCCAAGCCGTGTGAAAACCCAAATGTTTAACGGCTACGGTGGGCAAGTTGCGAGTATGTACAAAGGAATGGATCTTGCCCGCTTCTACTAG
- a CDS encoding sulfite oxidase heme-binding subunit YedZ yields the protein MPASTSSRRFPVVIPPAWNPAARAFFFLLCLVPFLALSNAVISDSLGPDPAEHLMHVTGEWVMRFMVLVLAATPLARWGWPRLARYRRMLGLYAWFYATLHLLVFAQVYIGWSGGILVEELAKRPYVLVGFLAWLILVPLGITSANSIRRKMGRNWRKLHKLTYAVAILGWLHLLWLSRSDVGDAVVYGVIFVLLFLYRLWNWQSKAVLHKAS from the coding sequence TTGCCCGCTTCTACTAGCAGTCGCCGTTTTCCAGTGGTGATACCGCCTGCATGGAATCCCGCTGCGCGGGCTTTTTTCTTCTTACTCTGCTTGGTTCCATTTCTCGCGCTGAGTAACGCCGTTATTTCAGACTCGCTTGGTCCCGACCCTGCCGAGCATTTGATGCACGTCACGGGCGAATGGGTCATGCGTTTCATGGTGTTGGTGCTCGCCGCAACGCCACTCGCACGGTGGGGTTGGCCGCGCCTTGCGCGATATCGCCGGATGCTGGGTTTATATGCCTGGTTTTATGCAACGTTGCATTTACTTGTCTTTGCTCAGGTCTATATCGGATGGAGTGGCGGGATACTTGTTGAGGAATTGGCAAAGCGCCCATATGTGTTGGTTGGGTTTCTCGCTTGGCTCATCTTAGTGCCGCTCGGTATTACCTCGGCCAACAGCATACGTCGCAAAATGGGTCGCAATTGGCGCAAGCTCCACAAGCTGACTTATGCGGTAGCCATTCTGGGCTGGTTACATTTGCTCTGGCTGTCTCGATCAGATGTGGGCGATGCTGTGGTGTACGGGGTTATATTCGTCCTGCTCTTTCTATATCGCCTGTGGAACTGGCAATCTAAAGCAGTGCTTCACAAAGCGAGTTGA
- a CDS encoding glycosyltransferase family 4 protein: protein MSFTDRLGFTVSQAIAAWVLVFLVGGAAGVVAMLLCHYLMTFGGEDSADKHGISKVTASRVGGIAVVGYMLIHLGYQYFTGLYSPSFAENSVFLTAITYFALGFFEDLRGNLSAKLRFGLMAVIAAGTLLLSPHLVLGPVGIFFVDAAVSTQITALLFTALCVAYIPNAFNTADGANGLVSGVSFATLTGLSAVAPPELLPFIASGAVGCLIFMIFNVISGRFFLGDGGAYFLGAFCGLSVVLIANQTDASVWWLLSMIFYPVVDLMWSMGRRALDRKSPFEPDNQHFHNVLFAWLDTDKRSSVVANTSCGIGIAVVFAGLPLAIFSTGFIAADSLNWFWVVVLQWLVYGAGWRYLNQRLCLLPDDSPVESARVQGAAS, encoded by the coding sequence ATGAGTTTCACAGACCGTTTAGGATTTACCGTCAGTCAGGCTATTGCGGCCTGGGTGCTGGTGTTCCTTGTCGGTGGCGCCGCAGGTGTCGTGGCGATGCTTTTGTGTCACTACCTGATGACGTTTGGTGGTGAAGACTCAGCTGACAAACATGGCATTTCGAAGGTGACCGCGAGCCGAGTGGGTGGTATCGCAGTCGTTGGGTACATGCTCATTCACCTCGGCTATCAATATTTCACAGGTTTGTATTCGCCGTCATTTGCCGAAAACTCAGTTTTCCTCACGGCCATCACATACTTTGCGCTGGGCTTCTTCGAAGATTTACGCGGCAATCTATCTGCAAAGTTGCGGTTTGGGCTGATGGCAGTGATCGCTGCTGGGACACTCCTGCTCTCACCTCACCTAGTATTGGGGCCTGTTGGAATTTTCTTCGTTGATGCGGCTGTTTCAACACAGATCACAGCACTCTTGTTTACTGCCCTTTGCGTTGCTTACATTCCAAATGCTTTCAATACGGCTGATGGGGCTAACGGGCTGGTGTCTGGTGTATCATTTGCAACACTTACGGGCCTGAGCGCGGTTGCTCCCCCAGAGTTGTTACCTTTTATTGCGTCGGGCGCAGTGGGTTGTCTGATCTTTATGATTTTCAACGTCATTAGCGGGCGTTTTTTCCTTGGAGATGGCGGTGCTTATTTCCTCGGAGCGTTTTGTGGTCTCTCTGTCGTGCTTATTGCTAACCAAACCGACGCCTCTGTCTGGTGGCTGCTTTCGATGATTTTTTATCCGGTAGTAGACTTAATGTGGAGCATGGGTAGACGCGCTTTGGACCGTAAATCACCGTTTGAGCCCGATAATCAGCATTTTCACAACGTACTCTTTGCTTGGTTGGACACAGACAAGCGAAGCAGTGTCGTTGCAAATACGAGCTGCGGTATTGGCATCGCGGTGGTTTTTGCCGGCTTACCATTGGCCATTTTTTCCACTGGATTTATTGCTGCAGACTCACTCAATTGGTTCTGGGTGGTAGTATTACAGTGGCTGGTATATGGCGCTGGATGGCGCTACCTGAATCAGCGTCTCTGTTTGTTGCCAGATGACTCGCCGGTTGAGAGCGCTAGGGTACAGGGCGCGGCAAGTTAA
- a CDS encoding YjbH domain-containing protein codes for MKRVSCTLFRLTTLGLAANTLSRCGACLVLLILSASLSFSTTKVYASDYGTTGLIDIPTARMRSDATLAFTAGYDQRHRQFAITYQATPWLEATYRYTGFTEFFYWDRNYEAKVRLFEEDDYFPYQPALAVGIRDMVGTGVFGSEYVVASKRFGNLDATLGVGWGRLAGKGQFDNPLGYIAERFETRPRYSGQGGTVELGNFFSGKKASLFGGFSYEFDSLPITFTAEYNPDQYDWDFSRGGDRPSSPISAGITWHAQDNVDIAITAQHGDELALRFTSYFDGLAEPAKQLPEEVISSFYLPQDKFPAGYQKARWFDRLVFDAERTGLIVLEASLSRDESQVELVVGNADFQLWSDALSQHIALADLHLPATVETLYFVVEEAGHRVASVVLPRPSYGAGVEDRDLLGRSRLLSGRTLTDPTYRTSFVTGQLNTAVNLRTRFQFFDPDDPARYQLYVAVDSEYALSNHWSIKSSLAFNIEQNFDESKRRESDSVLPPVRTDVVKYLDDGATRVEALIVEGRDTIGTNLHYRVFGGVLEQMFSGAGGEVLYWPSQSRLAFGASLAYAKQRDYDGRFGLRGYDAVTGFVSAYYASRFYNYDFGVHLGQYLAKDKGATFEVRRTFRNGWQVGLWATFTDVSSEDFGEGSFDKGMFFQIPLSSLFNNAPSRSMLSSGLRPIQRDGGQRLDGYAGQIFWDVRSARYEAFQPEERMLP; via the coding sequence ATGAAGAGAGTTTCCTGCACGCTATTTAGGTTGACTACGCTGGGTCTAGCAGCGAACACGCTGTCTCGTTGCGGGGCGTGTCTTGTTCTGCTGATTCTGAGTGCAAGCTTGTCATTTAGTACGACGAAGGTTTACGCCTCTGACTACGGTACCACTGGACTCATCGATATACCGACCGCGCGCATGCGCAGTGACGCGACGTTGGCCTTTACTGCTGGATATGATCAGCGCCACCGCCAGTTTGCCATTACTTATCAAGCGACACCTTGGCTTGAGGCCACGTATCGATACACAGGCTTTACTGAGTTTTTCTACTGGGATCGAAACTATGAAGCCAAGGTCCGTTTGTTTGAGGAGGATGATTATTTTCCTTACCAACCGGCGCTTGCAGTGGGTATCCGCGACATGGTGGGAACCGGTGTTTTTGGCTCCGAGTATGTGGTTGCGTCAAAACGTTTCGGTAACTTAGACGCCACCCTCGGTGTGGGTTGGGGGCGCCTTGCGGGTAAAGGACAGTTTGACAACCCCCTTGGTTACATTGCCGAGCGATTTGAGACGCGTCCCCGCTATTCGGGTCAGGGTGGAACGGTAGAGCTTGGTAACTTTTTCTCCGGTAAAAAAGCGAGCTTGTTTGGTGGTTTCAGCTACGAGTTCGACAGCCTTCCAATTACCTTTACTGCTGAGTACAACCCTGACCAGTATGATTGGGATTTCAGTCGGGGCGGTGATCGACCTAGCTCTCCGATCTCCGCAGGGATCACGTGGCACGCTCAGGATAACGTTGATATCGCTATTACTGCGCAACACGGTGATGAGCTTGCTCTTCGCTTTACCTCCTACTTTGATGGGCTAGCCGAGCCAGCCAAACAGTTGCCTGAGGAAGTTATCTCGAGTTTTTACTTGCCGCAGGATAAATTTCCCGCGGGTTATCAAAAAGCGCGTTGGTTTGACCGCTTAGTGTTTGATGCAGAGAGAACGGGCTTAATCGTACTCGAGGCAAGCTTATCGCGCGACGAGTCTCAAGTTGAGCTGGTAGTGGGTAACGCCGATTTTCAACTCTGGAGCGACGCGCTGTCTCAGCATATCGCTTTGGCTGACTTGCACCTCCCAGCCACTGTGGAGACGTTGTATTTTGTTGTTGAAGAGGCAGGTCATCGCGTTGCTAGCGTGGTATTGCCCCGTCCTTCTTATGGTGCGGGGGTAGAGGATCGCGATCTACTTGGGCGCTCACGCTTGCTGTCAGGTCGAACACTAACTGATCCCACCTATCGCACCTCATTCGTTACAGGACAGCTTAATACGGCGGTTAATCTACGAACCCGATTTCAATTTTTTGATCCCGACGACCCTGCACGCTATCAGCTCTATGTGGCGGTAGATTCTGAATATGCGCTTTCCAATCACTGGTCGATTAAGTCATCCCTTGCTTTCAATATTGAGCAAAACTTTGATGAAAGTAAGCGTCGCGAATCGGACTCTGTGTTACCACCGGTTAGAACGGATGTGGTGAAGTACCTCGATGACGGCGCAACGAGAGTTGAAGCGCTTATTGTCGAGGGGCGAGACACAATAGGCACTAATCTGCATTACCGGGTCTTCGGAGGCGTACTTGAGCAGATGTTCTCGGGCGCGGGCGGTGAGGTGCTTTACTGGCCCTCGCAAAGTCGCCTTGCCTTTGGCGCGAGTCTCGCGTACGCGAAACAGCGTGATTATGACGGTCGATTTGGGCTGAGGGGCTACGACGCGGTAACGGGGTTCGTATCGGCCTACTATGCTTCGCGCTTTTACAACTACGACTTTGGCGTACACCTAGGACAGTACTTGGCGAAAGATAAGGGCGCCACGTTTGAGGTTCGTCGAACCTTCCGTAATGGCTGGCAGGTCGGTCTGTGGGCAACATTTACCGACGTGTCTTCCGAGGACTTTGGCGAGGGATCTTTCGACAAGGGTATGTTCTTTCAAATACCCTTAAGCAGTCTTTTCAATAATGCGCCGTCGCGCTCAATGCTTAGCTCGGGACTTAGGCCCATCCAGCGCGATGGTGGGCAACGCCTAGATGGATACGCCGGACAAATTTTCTGGGACGTACGCTCTGCGCGGTATGAAGCCTTCCAACCAGAGGAGAGGATGCTGCCATGA